A genome region from Akkermansiaceae bacterium includes the following:
- a CDS encoding prepilin-type N-terminal cleavage/methylation domain-containing protein yields MNKSPTNAAFPFRAGIRSGFTLVEVLTVIAIIAILMGAGAIGLGNINAGKGTSSAIASCEALFEEARTIAVSKRCKARVMVLAADPTKEKYLQRVVIIHEEIDANGAVVPDRWILASRGYDMPSGTYFSYQYSELEPGGKIPEFTLTTAKADYAGKYYYYEFNGEGIFDKPGSSFVIGAGVRPKGQEPKTTPSAKRDFAGFVVWRNGRTSTFRSPEQITGLPKSDIPFNF; encoded by the coding sequence ATGAACAAGAGCCCAACAAACGCCGCCTTTCCGTTCCGAGCGGGAATCCGCAGTGGATTCACCCTCGTGGAAGTCCTGACCGTCATTGCAATCATCGCCATCCTAATGGGTGCGGGAGCCATCGGACTGGGCAACATCAACGCTGGCAAGGGCACATCGAGTGCCATCGCCTCCTGCGAAGCCCTCTTTGAGGAAGCCCGCACCATCGCTGTCTCGAAACGCTGCAAAGCGCGCGTGATGGTGCTTGCGGCGGATCCCACCAAGGAAAAATATCTCCAGCGCGTGGTCATCATCCATGAGGAAATCGATGCGAATGGAGCCGTCGTCCCGGATCGCTGGATCCTGGCCAGCCGGGGCTATGACATGCCCAGCGGCACCTATTTCAGCTACCAATACTCCGAACTGGAGCCCGGCGGGAAAATCCCGGAATTCACGCTGACAACAGCGAAGGCCGATTATGCCGGGAAATATTATTACTATGAATTCAATGGCGAGGGCATCTTCGACAAGCCCGGCTCAAGCTTCGTGATCGGAGCCGGCGTACGCCCAAAGGGGCAGGAGCCGAAGACCACCCCATCGGCAAAGCGCGACTTCGCAGGATTCGTGGTATGGCGCAACGGGCGCACATCCACTTTCCGCAGCCCGGAGCAGATCACCGGACTCCCAAAAAGCGACATACCGTTCAACTTCTGA
- the galE gene encoding UDP-glucose 4-epimerase GalE, which yields MTDQPILITGGAGYIGSHTVRHLASSGKKIVVLDNLAYGHPEAIVDAGVEFVKGDVGDRALLQSLFETHRFCAVVHFAAFAYVGESVTDPLKYYWNNTAEPIVLLQAMQRHGCKAFVFSSTCATYGTPERVPIDESNPQNPINPYGHSKLMVERILRDCDHAWGLRSACLRYFNASGCSADGKIGEDHDPETHLIPRVLMAITGEIETLEVYGTDYPTPDGTCIRDYIHVEDLAEAHGLALDHLISGKPSVRCNLGTGKGISVREIIDAAEAVTGKKVPVIFGARREGDPPELVADPSLALQTLGWSAKHKDVQEIVASAWAWMSGPGGGRFPS from the coding sequence ATGACCGACCAACCCATCCTCATCACCGGCGGTGCCGGATACATCGGCTCGCATACCGTACGCCACCTCGCCTCCTCCGGAAAGAAAATCGTCGTCCTCGACAACCTCGCCTACGGCCACCCCGAGGCCATCGTGGATGCGGGCGTGGAATTCGTGAAAGGCGATGTCGGGGATCGCGCCTTGCTGCAATCGCTTTTCGAGACACATCGCTTCTGCGCCGTCGTCCACTTCGCCGCCTTCGCCTATGTCGGGGAATCGGTGACAGATCCCTTGAAATACTACTGGAACAACACCGCCGAGCCCATCGTACTGCTACAGGCGATGCAGCGGCACGGCTGCAAGGCCTTTGTTTTTTCCTCCACCTGCGCAACCTACGGCACCCCGGAGCGTGTGCCCATCGACGAGTCCAACCCGCAGAACCCGATCAATCCCTACGGCCACAGCAAGCTTATGGTCGAGCGCATCCTTCGGGACTGCGACCATGCATGGGGCCTGCGTTCCGCCTGCCTGCGCTATTTCAATGCGAGCGGATGCTCTGCGGACGGCAAGATCGGCGAAGACCATGATCCCGAGACCCACCTCATCCCGCGCGTGCTCATGGCCATCACCGGCGAGATAGAAACCCTGGAAGTCTACGGAACGGATTACCCAACCCCGGACGGCACATGCATCCGCGATTACATCCACGTCGAGGATCTCGCGGAGGCGCACGGACTGGCCCTAGACCACCTGATTTCAGGAAAACCATCCGTGCGCTGCAACCTTGGCACCGGCAAGGGCATTTCCGTCAGGGAGATCATCGACGCCGCCGAGGCGGTCACTGGCAAAAAAGTTCCTGTCATCTTCGGCGCGCGCCGCGAGGGGGATCCGCCCGAGCTTGTTGCCGACCCTTCGCTCGCGCTGCAAACCCTGGGTTGGTCGGCAAAACACAAGGATGTGCAGGAAATCGTCGCCTCCGCATGGGCCTGGATGAGTGGACCTGGCGGTGGGCGCTTCCCCTCCTGA
- a CDS encoding trypsin-like peptidase domain-containing protein, with protein sequence MKISAIVMTAALLAATLHAREPAASVADLRNLESMVAQVAAKAMPATVALVSEKSGSSGSGVIVSPDGLILTAAHVIQGMGEVDVYFPDGKKWLGKVLGANYSKDIGMVKMTDPGPWPFVLIGESKPLEAGDWVVALGHSAGFDPARTPPVRFGRVMSDGPGNFFTTDCTLIGGDSGGPLFGIDGKLVGINSSIGVSWKNNNHAGVDGFREDWDRLTEGQTWGILQMNPLANPETPVLGIGMAMQRGRDVGVSIQKVEPNSPAAAAGVRVGDMIRSVDGELVREGADLQQVLVKREVGDKVKLGILRGEESLEIEVELVKREELYKVR encoded by the coding sequence ATGAAAATTTCCGCAATTGTGATGACCGCCGCCCTATTGGCCGCGACGCTCCACGCAAGGGAGCCCGCCGCTTCCGTGGCAGATCTCCGCAACCTCGAATCCATGGTTGCCCAAGTGGCGGCAAAGGCCATGCCCGCAACAGTGGCGCTGGTATCCGAGAAATCCGGTTCCTCGGGATCCGGCGTCATCGTTTCCCCGGACGGGCTCATCCTTACCGCCGCCCACGTGATCCAGGGCATGGGCGAGGTGGACGTGTATTTCCCCGACGGCAAAAAATGGCTGGGGAAGGTGCTCGGTGCGAACTATTCCAAGGACATCGGCATGGTCAAAATGACCGATCCCGGCCCGTGGCCTTTCGTCTTGATCGGCGAGTCCAAGCCACTGGAAGCCGGCGATTGGGTGGTTGCCCTCGGACACTCCGCAGGCTTCGACCCGGCCCGCACCCCGCCGGTCCGCTTCGGGCGCGTGATGTCCGACGGCCCGGGGAACTTTTTCACAACCGACTGCACGCTCATCGGCGGCGATTCCGGCGGGCCGCTCTTCGGCATCGACGGGAAACTCGTCGGGATCAACTCCTCGATCGGGGTTTCCTGGAAAAACAACAACCATGCCGGGGTTGACGGTTTCCGCGAGGATTGGGACAGGCTGACCGAAGGCCAGACATGGGGTATCCTGCAGATGAACCCGCTTGCCAATCCAGAGACCCCTGTGCTCGGCATAGGCATGGCCATGCAGCGCGGCCGCGATGTCGGAGTTTCGATCCAGAAGGTGGAGCCGAATTCGCCCGCCGCTGCCGCCGGTGTCAGGGTGGGTGATATGATCCGATCCGTCGATGGTGAATTGGTCCGCGAGGGCGCGGATCTCCAGCAGGTGCTGGTGAAACGCGAGGTCGGCGACAAGGTCAAGCTCGGCATCCTGCGGGGAGAGGAATCGCTGGAAATCGAGGTCGAGCTGGTAAAACGGGAGGAACTTTACAAGGTAAGATGA
- a CDS encoding PDZ domain-containing protein, translating to MNITHTIRCCALLAGLATMASAQRGNEEVPLMRSDEKKTVDGQTDAFNKALESVVRDAAESTVLIWGRANNPLELAYGTVIGDGTQVLTKWSQIMPYADTLYLQGGNGQEAKAEVAGIYTEEDLALLTVRGAAFTPAKFYEAPLTLGRFLAASRPSGKPGAFGVVGVLERNLRETDQAHLGILADQKYRGEGVRIADVQPEYGAAAAGIQAGDVILKIGDRAISGLQELKNAMSGKRPGDTIKILVDSAGKERSIDVRLSNRPVLGQFSGDRLNQMERMGGEPNRVRSGFSRVVQSDMQIEANRVGGPVADLDGRIVGITMARADRTRTYIMGSSAVMEMLKGKTDTVAEAMIKMEEERQQLAEQRRAMIPQLRAQGKPRDAQRMRRHLGDMERLIERMNREMEELGER from the coding sequence ATGAACATCACCCATACCATACGCTGCTGCGCCCTTTTGGCCGGCCTCGCAACAATGGCCTCCGCACAGCGCGGCAACGAAGAGGTGCCGCTGATGCGGTCCGACGAGAAGAAGACCGTGGATGGCCAGACGGATGCCTTCAACAAGGCGCTGGAATCCGTGGTCAGGGACGCAGCGGAATCGACTGTCCTCATTTGGGGAAGGGCGAACAACCCGCTTGAACTCGCCTACGGCACGGTCATCGGGGACGGCACACAGGTTCTCACGAAATGGAGCCAGATCATGCCCTATGCGGATACCCTTTACCTCCAGGGAGGCAATGGCCAGGAGGCGAAGGCGGAGGTGGCCGGGATCTATACGGAGGAGGATCTCGCCTTGCTGACGGTCAGGGGAGCTGCCTTCACCCCCGCGAAGTTCTACGAAGCGCCCCTCACCCTGGGCCGTTTCCTCGCGGCCTCCCGCCCTTCCGGAAAACCGGGCGCCTTCGGGGTTGTCGGAGTGTTGGAAAGGAATTTGCGCGAGACCGACCAGGCTCACCTGGGCATCCTGGCGGACCAGAAGTACAGAGGCGAGGGTGTCCGCATCGCCGACGTCCAGCCGGAATACGGTGCAGCCGCTGCCGGTATCCAGGCCGGGGATGTCATACTGAAAATCGGTGATCGCGCGATCTCCGGCTTGCAGGAGCTCAAAAATGCGATGAGCGGGAAACGTCCGGGAGATACGATCAAGATCTTGGTGGACTCCGCCGGCAAGGAGCGCAGCATTGATGTGCGTCTCTCGAACCGTCCGGTGCTAGGCCAGTTTTCCGGAGACCGCCTCAACCAGATGGAGCGCATGGGCGGGGAGCCGAACCGTGTGCGCAGCGGCTTTTCCCGTGTCGTCCAGTCCGACATGCAGATCGAGGCAAACCGCGTCGGCGGCCCCGTCGCGGATCTCGATGGGCGCATCGTCGGGATCACCATGGCGCGAGCGGATCGCACGCGCACCTACATCATGGGAAGCTCTGCGGTCATGGAAATGCTGAAGGGCAAAACCGATACCGTGGCCGAGGCGATGATCAAGATGGAGGAGGAGAGGCAACAGCTCGCCGAGCAGCGCCGCGCCATGATCCCGCAGCTCCGCGCCCAGGGCAAACCACGCGATGCACAGCGCATGCGCAGGCACCTCGGCGACATGGAGCGCCTCATCGAGCGGATGAACCGCGAGATGGAGGAGCTGGGCGAGAGGTGA
- a CDS encoding glycogen/starch synthase has protein sequence MPKSLKTTNPRILIVTPEITYLPAGMGNMAQRMSAKAGGLADVSASLVSALFNLGADVHVAMPNYRKLFQGDVFNLHEKELKKYHEVLPEAHIHLAEDRIFYYRDRVYSNHSDEAMRIALVFQREVINHIVPKARPDLIHCNDWMTALIPAMAKRRGIKSLFTVHNIHTRQVSLEQAEGTGIDAAEFWMNLYFSANPGGYDHARSHVPVDLLTSGIFASHFINTVSPRFLWEIVEGWHPVVPWSVREEIRNKYHAGCASGILNAPDASYSPKTDDSLVRNFTHKDFWDAKRENKLALQHELGLDQNPDAPLFFWPSRLDPVQKGPQLVTDILVKTVSDYWDRGLQIAVIANGPHEVHFKQIIKDFNLGNRVAIVDFNERQSRLAYAASDFMLMPSLFEPCGLPQMTAPLYGSLPVVHGTGGLYDTIRPIDVQNSTGNGFRFDNYDAGALRWGVDRAMEFHALPFEIREPQIRRVMKESKKEFSHEEVARRYIEIYEQMLARPLVEQEAGEEFKGLTAANYSFLPSS, from the coding sequence ATGCCAAAATCACTCAAGACAACAAACCCGAGGATTCTCATCGTCACCCCGGAAATTACGTATCTTCCGGCCGGCATGGGGAACATGGCGCAGAGGATGTCCGCCAAGGCCGGCGGGCTGGCCGATGTGTCCGCATCGCTCGTATCCGCGCTTTTTAACCTCGGTGCCGATGTGCATGTGGCGATGCCGAACTACCGCAAGCTCTTCCAGGGCGATGTCTTCAACCTCCATGAGAAGGAGCTGAAAAAATACCACGAGGTGCTTCCCGAGGCGCACATCCACCTCGCGGAAGACCGCATTTTCTACTACCGGGACCGCGTTTACAGCAATCATTCCGATGAGGCGATGCGCATCGCTCTGGTGTTCCAGCGGGAGGTGATCAACCACATCGTGCCCAAGGCGCGTCCCGACCTGATCCACTGCAACGACTGGATGACCGCGCTCATCCCGGCCATGGCGAAGCGGCGCGGGATCAAGAGCCTGTTCACCGTTCACAACATCCACACCAGGCAGGTGAGCCTGGAGCAGGCGGAGGGCACCGGGATCGATGCCGCGGAGTTCTGGATGAACCTGTATTTCTCCGCGAACCCCGGCGGATACGACCATGCCCGCTCCCACGTGCCGGTTGATCTGCTGACCTCCGGGATCTTCGCCTCGCATTTCATCAACACCGTCAGCCCGCGCTTCCTATGGGAGATCGTGGAGGGCTGGCATCCCGTGGTGCCATGGTCGGTGCGCGAGGAAATCCGCAACAAATATCACGCCGGCTGCGCCTCCGGCATCCTTAACGCGCCGGATGCCTCCTACAGCCCGAAGACCGATGATTCCCTCGTCCGCAACTTCACGCACAAGGACTTCTGGGATGCGAAGCGGGAGAACAAGCTCGCCCTACAGCACGAGCTGGGACTGGATCAGAATCCGGACGCTCCGCTCTTCTTCTGGCCATCCCGCCTGGATCCCGTCCAAAAGGGGCCGCAGCTTGTCACCGATATCCTGGTGAAAACCGTTTCCGATTACTGGGACCGCGGCCTGCAGATCGCAGTGATCGCCAACGGGCCGCATGAGGTGCATTTCAAGCAGATCATCAAGGATTTCAACCTGGGGAACCGCGTTGCCATCGTGGATTTCAATGAACGCCAGTCGCGCTTGGCCTATGCGGCCTCGGATTTCATGCTGATGCCTTCGTTGTTCGAGCCGTGCGGGCTGCCGCAGATGACCGCGCCGCTCTACGGATCCCTCCCTGTGGTGCACGGCACCGGCGGGCTTTACGACACGATACGGCCCATAGATGTGCAGAACTCGACGGGCAACGGCTTCCGCTTCGACAATTACGATGCCGGTGCGCTGCGCTGGGGTGTGGATCGTGCGATGGAATTCCATGCGCTGCCCTTCGAGATCAGGGAGCCTCAGATCCGCCGAGTGATGAAGGAGAGCAAGAAGGAATTCAGCCACGAGGAGGTGGCTCGGCGTTACATCGAGATCTACGAGCAGATGCTTGCCCGCCCGCTCGTCGAGCAGGAGGCGGGTGAGGAGTTCAAGGGGCTGACGGCCGCGAATTACTCGTTCCTTCCCAGTTCGTAG
- the pdeM gene encoding ligase-associated DNA damage response endonuclease PdeM, whose protein sequence is MLIESFAPVPLKLLPDSALLVLGERTHLVAADIHLGKSAAFRANGLPVPEGDTARDLARLAKLIRVHRPDQLVIAGDLFHAPAGANSSLMEELADFTQEIGIPFSLVTGNHDRRIRGLPTSIGTSDHLDLCGIRIVHSPEDAVHGMPTACGHIHPVLRIPDGRKTSLRLPCFHLSGNRLTLPAFGSFTGGHIVHPGKGDRFFVSHRDEVIEVPGSLITRAR, encoded by the coding sequence ATGCTTATCGAAAGTTTCGCACCCGTCCCACTGAAGCTCCTGCCCGATAGCGCACTTCTGGTGCTCGGCGAGCGCACGCATCTTGTTGCAGCCGATATCCACCTTGGGAAATCCGCCGCCTTCCGCGCCAACGGACTGCCTGTTCCGGAGGGTGACACCGCCCGCGATCTCGCCCGCCTCGCCAAGCTCATCCGCGTGCACCGCCCGGACCAGCTCGTCATCGCCGGCGATCTCTTCCACGCCCCCGCCGGAGCCAACTCCTCGCTGATGGAGGAACTTGCCGATTTCACCCAAGAGATCGGAATCCCCTTTTCACTCGTAACCGGGAACCATGACCGCAGGATTCGCGGGCTTCCCACCAGCATCGGCACATCCGATCACCTTGATCTGTGCGGTATCCGCATCGTCCACAGCCCGGAGGATGCGGTGCATGGCATGCCCACCGCCTGCGGCCACATCCACCCCGTGCTGCGCATCCCGGACGGGCGGAAAACATCGCTGCGCCTGCCCTGCTTCCACCTATCGGGAAACCGCCTGACACTGCCAGCCTTCGGGAGTTTCACCGGCGGCCACATCGTCCACCCCGGAAAGGGGGACAGGTTTTTCGTAAGCCACAGGGATGAGGTGATCGAAGTCCCCGGCTCGCTGATCACCAGGGCAAGATAG
- a CDS encoding VCBS repeat-containing protein produces MKTPILLTGLSLIASLAALAEFQVAWAEKIKGTTAIDSTSADVDDDGDLDVCLIHLVDEGTVLLNDGSGVFTQSPTAAPLPAAGAAQLGDLDGDGDPDLFLATHLGPCKVWLNDGSGNFSDSGQSISGSYSRVAVSLADLDGDNDLDVVLPANSPMSGSTVIYTEVWLNDGNGVFTDSGQQLGSAFAQSSTVFDVNGDTFPDIALSINGQNKLWINNGSGVFTLSATQLGGGTTFDIQFADLNGDTFPDAFVADGFNPPFADDNEVWFNDGNGTFTNSGQSLGDGYSFCVVLTDLDNDSDIDAVVGNNTTQPNEVWRNDGTGTFTLAPVTLGINNAIDIEAADFDGDNDTDFFLAINGYPSELWNRVPVNQGGPIKDSGQRFGSSSASCLAQGDFDGDNDIDIAMGNGGGIVRILRNNGAGQFRDTPNPLPNGFGNNNGAIGAGDFNGDNFIDLLVVNNPRGGNADLADRVWFNDGTGRFTMSPQLIGAENGGCVAIADVDGDNDLDAIVGNAPYGFGAGQNRIYRNDGTGTFTPYDALGTGNTRGIAVGLINNDAHVDIVVGSIDLPTTIWFGDGTGNFTDSGQSLGTGNTRAVLLGDFDGSPGLDVLCANSSGGSKLYTNSGSGTFTESAQVFTGNNTTSAAAFDLEGDTDLDLWFGRGFFSNPDQLWTNDGSGSFVLETPTYGSQTTEAVIAADFNGDGDMDIFVASQAGDHILWAQGAAAVQAYAESFGLTGTDTEPFEDPDLDGVSNYEEYAFNMNPNLADSAVIGNFATATKGLPVFRVEVNGSNRAFVAETIQRIGADVIDYRLEAATNLVFGAPPAGITVTSNPFNANYQRTTYRYDIPSPPPAHFGRFRVLYSP; encoded by the coding sequence GGAGAAAATCAAGGGCACAACTGCAATCGACTCAACCTCCGCCGACGTTGACGATGACGGCGATCTCGATGTCTGCCTGATCCATCTCGTCGACGAAGGGACAGTCCTCCTGAATGACGGCAGCGGCGTCTTCACACAAAGCCCCACCGCCGCCCCCCTTCCCGCTGCAGGTGCCGCCCAGCTGGGCGATCTGGATGGCGACGGGGATCCCGATCTTTTCCTCGCCACCCACCTGGGCCCTTGCAAGGTGTGGCTCAATGACGGGAGCGGGAATTTCTCGGACAGCGGGCAGTCGATCAGCGGGAGCTACTCGCGGGTGGCGGTCTCGCTTGCCGATCTCGACGGGGACAACGATCTGGATGTCGTGCTTCCGGCAAACAGCCCGATGAGCGGCAGCACGGTGATCTACACCGAGGTCTGGCTCAACGACGGCAACGGCGTTTTCACGGACAGCGGACAGCAATTGGGCAGCGCCTTTGCGCAGTCGTCCACGGTGTTCGATGTCAACGGAGACACGTTTCCGGACATCGCCCTTTCGATCAACGGCCAGAACAAGCTCTGGATCAACAATGGCAGCGGTGTCTTCACGCTGAGCGCGACGCAGCTCGGAGGCGGCACCACCTTTGACATCCAGTTCGCAGACCTGAACGGCGACACCTTTCCGGACGCGTTCGTGGCCGACGGTTTCAATCCGCCCTTCGCCGACGACAACGAGGTGTGGTTCAACGATGGCAACGGAACGTTCACGAACAGCGGACAGAGCCTCGGCGACGGCTATTCGTTCTGCGTGGTCCTGACGGATTTGGACAATGATTCGGACATCGATGCGGTGGTGGGGAACAACACCACCCAGCCCAACGAGGTCTGGCGCAACGACGGCACGGGGACGTTCACGCTGGCACCCGTCACCCTCGGCATCAACAACGCGATCGATATCGAGGCGGCGGATTTCGATGGGGACAACGACACCGACTTTTTCCTCGCGATCAACGGCTACCCCAGCGAGCTCTGGAACCGGGTGCCCGTCAACCAGGGCGGCCCGATCAAGGACAGCGGGCAGAGATTCGGCAGCAGCAGCGCATCCTGCCTGGCGCAGGGTGACTTCGATGGTGACAACGACATCGATATCGCAATGGGCAACGGAGGGGGGATCGTGCGCATCCTCCGGAACAACGGAGCCGGCCAATTCAGGGACACTCCAAACCCCCTCCCCAACGGGTTCGGGAACAACAACGGAGCCATCGGCGCGGGTGATTTCAATGGGGACAATTTCATCGACCTGCTTGTCGTGAACAATCCCAGGGGAGGAAACGCGGATCTTGCGGATCGGGTGTGGTTCAACGACGGCACCGGGAGATTCACCATGAGCCCGCAGCTGATCGGCGCGGAAAACGGCGGTTGCGTGGCCATCGCGGACGTCGACGGAGACAATGACCTGGATGCGATCGTGGGCAACGCGCCATACGGATTTGGCGCGGGGCAGAACCGCATCTACCGCAACGACGGCACCGGCACATTCACCCCATACGATGCGCTCGGCACCGGGAACACGCGCGGGATCGCGGTCGGGCTGATCAACAACGACGCGCACGTGGATATCGTTGTCGGCAGCATTGATCTCCCGACGACCATCTGGTTCGGGGATGGCACCGGGAATTTCACCGACAGCGGGCAGTCGCTCGGCACCGGCAATACCCGCGCCGTCCTGCTAGGGGATTTCGATGGCAGCCCGGGGCTCGACGTCCTCTGCGCGAACTCTTCCGGAGGCAGCAAACTCTACACGAACAGCGGCTCCGGCACCTTCACGGAGTCCGCGCAGGTCTTCACAGGCAACAACACCACTTCCGCTGCGGCATTCGACCTCGAAGGGGATACCGATCTCGACCTCTGGTTCGGCAGGGGCTTTTTCTCCAATCCGGATCAGCTATGGACGAACGACGGCTCCGGGTCCTTTGTCCTTGAGACACCGACATACGGGAGCCAAACAACCGAGGCCGTCATCGCGGCGGACTTCAACGGCGACGGCGATATGGACATCTTCGTGGCCAGCCAAGCGGGCGACCATATCCTGTGGGCGCAGGGAGCGGCTGCGGTGCAGGCATACGCCGAGTCGTTCGGACTGACCGGGACCGACACGGAACCTTTCGAGGATCCCGATCTCGACGGCGTATCCAACTACGAGGAATACGCATTCAACATGAATCCGAACCTTGCCGACAGCGCGGTGATCGGGAATTTCGCGACGGCAACCAAGGGACTGCCGGTGTTCCGTGTCGAGGTCAACGGATCGAACCGCGCTTTCGTGGCGGAAACCATTCAGCGCATCGGGGCGGATGTGATCGACTACCGCCTGGAGGCGGCCACAAACCTGGTTTTCGGAGCGCCGCCGGCGGGGATCACCGTAACGAGCAACCCTTTCAACGCCAATTACCAGCGCACAACCTACCGCTACGACATTCCCTCGCCGCCTCCCGCCCATTTCGGCCGCTTCCGGGTGCTTTACAGTCCTTGA